Proteins from one Streptomyces sp. NBC_00289 genomic window:
- a CDS encoding transposase has protein sequence MEGGDLGRGKRVRAACGGYVCFEDEAGFTRRPPKGRTWGRRGRTPQVTVSGRRSGRLSVAGLIAMRPGSRTRLCHRLRTHPAGKGKRRSIGERDFIALIDGVHHLVKAPIVLVWDRLNTHVSHAIRELIAEREWLTVFLLPAYSPDLNPVEWVWAHVKRSLANLAVVALDRLEVLVRNRLKRLQYRPDTLDGFIAGTGLTFDDPASP, from the coding sequence GTGGAAGGAGGCGACCTGGGCCGAGGTAAAAGAGTCCGGGCGGCGTGCGGGGGCTACGTCTGCTTCGAGGACGAGGCGGGCTTCACGCGACGACCGCCCAAAGGACGCACCTGGGGCCGGCGCGGCCGCACCCCGCAGGTCACGGTGAGCGGGCGACGCTCGGGCCGCCTGTCGGTGGCCGGACTCATCGCGATGCGGCCCGGCTCCCGCACCCGGCTGTGTCACCGCCTGCGCACCCATCCCGCGGGCAAAGGCAAACGCCGCAGCATAGGCGAACGGGACTTCATCGCGCTGATCGACGGAGTCCACCACCTCGTCAAGGCCCCGATCGTGCTGGTCTGGGACCGGCTGAACACCCACGTCTCCCACGCCATACGTGAGTTGATCGCCGAGCGTGAATGGCTGACGGTATTCCTGCTGCCCGCCTACTCGCCCGACCTCAACCCCGTCGAGTGGGTATGGGCACATGTCAAGCGCAGCCTGGCCAACCTCGCCGTGGTCGCCCTCGACCGGCTCGAAGTCCTCGTACGCAACCGGCTCAAACGCCTCCAGTACCGGCCCGACACTCTTGACGGCTTCATAGCAGGCACCGGCCTGACCTTCGACGACCCAGCGTCACCCTGA
- the ltrA gene encoding group II intron reverse transcriptase/maturase: protein MNTSDLPLGSFRAERRVLEIQTKLHRWANDDPHRRFDDLYNLVCDPAFLAMAWERVAGNKGARSAGVDGMTVTFVRERIGEAQFLAELREQLKSRSFRPVPVRERMIPKPGSRKRRRLGIPTVADRVVQAALKLVLEPIFEADFAPCSYGFRPNRRAHDAMAETRFLASKTYEWVLEGDIKACFDEISHSALIDRVRVRIGDKRVLALVKAFLKAGILTEVGTSRETVTGTPQGGILSPLLANVALSVLDEHFTKIEGGPQTSPKRRFTRRQKGLANYRLIRYADDFVILVSGTRAHAEALLPEVAEVLSTVGLRLSEEKTLITHIDEGLDFLGWRIQRHQKRGTDRQYVYNYPAKKALRSIKAKTKALCRMNVSLPLAVLLHKLNQVLRGWTAYFRPGVSARAFQYLRMIVWRQVFGWLRRKHLGTGWKELRRRYCDGGWWPHDGDVVLFNPGSVVTTRYRPRGTTIPSPWPSTT from the coding sequence GTGAATACGAGTGATCTGCCGCTCGGCTCGTTCCGGGCTGAACGGCGGGTACTGGAGATCCAGACCAAGCTGCACCGTTGGGCGAACGACGATCCTCATCGTCGGTTCGACGATCTGTACAACCTCGTCTGCGATCCCGCGTTCCTGGCCATGGCCTGGGAGCGGGTCGCGGGGAACAAGGGTGCGCGCTCGGCCGGAGTGGATGGCATGACCGTCACCTTCGTCCGGGAACGGATTGGCGAGGCTCAGTTCCTCGCCGAACTGCGGGAGCAGTTGAAATCCCGCAGCTTCCGTCCGGTGCCGGTCAGGGAACGGATGATCCCCAAGCCGGGGTCGCGCAAGCGGCGGCGCCTTGGGATTCCGACCGTGGCCGACCGGGTGGTCCAGGCGGCCTTGAAGCTGGTGCTGGAGCCGATTTTCGAGGCGGACTTTGCGCCGTGCTCGTACGGCTTCAGGCCCAACCGGCGTGCGCATGACGCGATGGCCGAGACGCGCTTTCTGGCATCCAAGACCTACGAGTGGGTGCTGGAGGGCGACATCAAGGCCTGCTTCGACGAGATCTCGCATTCGGCCCTGATCGACCGAGTGCGGGTTCGGATCGGGGACAAGCGCGTGCTCGCGCTGGTGAAGGCGTTCTTGAAGGCGGGCATCCTCACCGAGGTCGGCACCTCCAGGGAGACCGTCACCGGCACTCCGCAGGGCGGGATTCTCTCGCCGCTGCTGGCCAACGTGGCCCTCTCGGTCCTGGACGAGCACTTCACCAAGATCGAGGGCGGACCACAGACCAGCCCGAAGCGACGGTTCACCCGGCGCCAGAAGGGGTTGGCCAACTACCGGTTGATCCGGTACGCGGACGACTTCGTCATTCTGGTCTCGGGCACCCGAGCTCACGCGGAAGCACTGCTTCCCGAAGTGGCGGAGGTCCTCTCCACCGTCGGCCTGCGGCTGTCGGAGGAGAAGACACTGATCACGCACATCGACGAGGGCCTCGACTTCCTCGGCTGGCGCATCCAGCGCCACCAGAAGCGGGGAACCGACCGGCAGTACGTCTACAACTACCCGGCCAAGAAGGCACTTCGGTCCATCAAGGCCAAGACGAAGGCGCTCTGCCGGATGAACGTCAGCCTGCCGCTGGCAGTCCTGCTGCACAAGCTCAACCAAGTGCTGCGGGGCTGGACGGCCTACTTCCGCCCCGGGGTGTCTGCCCGGGCCTTTCAATACCTGCGCATGATCGTCTGGCGTCAGGTCTTCGGATGGCTCCGCCGCAAACACCTCGGAACCGGATGGAAGGAACTCCGCCGCCGCTACTGCGACGGCGGATGGTGGCCACACGACGGCGACGTCGTCCTGTTCAACCCCGGCTCGGTAGTCACCACGCGATACCGGCCCAGAGGGACGACCATTCCGTCGCCCTGGCCCAGCACGACCTGA
- a CDS encoding ISAs1 family transposase, protein MFVSPSSLVAVPVPCAPCLEALGEGAAKEQVRCLVAEFESVTDPRGACGVRYRLSSLLALVVCAMTPSGHDSITAAAEWCRRAAPEELAAFGLPYHPLLGRYRVPSEKTLRSVLGRLDPGEIGAAGYDYLRPLLSAQPRRPEPVMPDGGTEREQRRAHRAAARAEPVRLRRRAIAVDGKCLRGARRPDGSRVFVLSAVRHGDGVTLASREIGAKTNEIPEFAPLLDQIDDADLTGVVVTADALHAQRDHAIYLRERGAHYLLTIKNNQRGQARQLHALPWKEIPVIHRDDARGHGRHEQRLVQVVTVEGLLFPHAAQVLRIQRRRRLYGAKKWSSETVYAITDLPAEEANAAEIASWARGHWTVENTVHWCRDVTFNEDKSQVRTRNAPAVLATLRDLIRSALKLAGYVNTAAGRRAHTERPRVLALYGIT, encoded by the coding sequence GTGTTCGTTTCTCCATCATCCCTTGTCGCTGTCCCCGTGCCTTGTGCGCCCTGCCTGGAAGCCCTCGGCGAGGGTGCCGCCAAGGAGCAAGTGCGCTGCCTGGTCGCCGAGTTCGAGTCGGTCACCGATCCGAGAGGGGCTTGCGGAGTGCGGTACCGGCTCTCCTCGCTGCTGGCCCTGGTGGTCTGCGCGATGACCCCGTCCGGCCACGACTCGATCACCGCGGCGGCGGAGTGGTGCCGACGTGCGGCGCCGGAGGAACTGGCCGCCTTCGGCCTGCCCTACCACCCACTCCTTGGCCGCTACCGGGTGCCGAGCGAGAAAACCCTGCGCAGCGTCCTGGGGCGACTCGATCCCGGTGAGATCGGCGCGGCCGGTTACGACTACCTTCGGCCTCTGCTGTCCGCACAGCCCCGCCGGCCGGAGCCGGTGATGCCCGACGGTGGCACCGAACGTGAACAGCGCCGGGCTCACCGGGCGGCCGCCCGCGCCGAGCCGGTACGGCTCCGGCGGCGGGCGATCGCGGTGGACGGCAAGTGCCTGCGCGGCGCGAGGCGCCCGGACGGCAGCCGCGTCTTCGTCCTGTCCGCCGTCCGTCACGGCGACGGTGTCACTCTCGCCTCCCGCGAGATCGGCGCGAAGACCAACGAAATCCCCGAGTTCGCACCTCTCCTCGACCAGATCGACGACGCGGATCTCACGGGGGTGGTCGTTACCGCCGATGCCCTCCACGCCCAACGCGACCACGCCATCTACCTGCGCGAACGCGGCGCTCACTACCTGCTGACCATCAAGAACAACCAGCGCGGCCAGGCCCGTCAACTCCACGCCCTGCCCTGGAAGGAGATCCCTGTGATCCACCGCGACGACGCCCGGGGCCACGGCCGTCACGAGCAGCGGCTCGTGCAGGTCGTCACCGTCGAGGGCCTGCTCTTCCCGCACGCGGCCCAGGTCCTGCGGATCCAGCGCCGACGCCGTCTCTACGGGGCGAAAAAATGGTCCAGCGAGACCGTCTACGCCATCACCGACCTGCCCGCCGAGGAAGCGAACGCAGCCGAGATCGCGTCCTGGGCTCGCGGGCACTGGACCGTGGAAAATACCGTCCACTGGTGTCGAGATGTCACTTTCAACGAGGACAAGTCCCAGGTCAGAACCCGCAACGCGCCCGCCGTACTCGCTACCCTCCGCGACCTGATCCGCAGCGCGCTCAAGCTCGCCGGCTACGTCAACACCGCCGCCGGACGACGAGCCCACACCGAGCGCCCCCGCGTCCTCGCCCTCTACGGCATCACATAA
- the ltrA gene encoding group II intron reverse transcriptase/maturase — MNEVKASGKPFNISKQSVWEAYEKVRSNKGAAGVDAVSMEEFEKDLKNNLYKIWNHLSSGTYFPPPVRAVEIPKKEGVRILGVPTIGDRIAQTVVAGVLEAKAEPVFHPDSYGYRPGRSAIDAVGRCRERCWKADWVIDLDIRAFFDSVPWDLVLKAVAAHTDPSNPSQSWVLLYVRRWLAAPLQLPDGTRRERDRGTPQGSSVSPVLANLFLHYAFDAWMARNFPAIGFERYVDDAVVHCVSERQARFVLKAIEKRMAEAGLELHPEKTRIVYCQDANRRASYEHTEFTFLGFTFRTRSAVRKDGQMFRSFLPAISGEALRRISSEVRSWRLHHRTSLTEADLARFINPIIRGWMTYYGAFYQSALHPLLERVNAYLMRWMRKKFKRLRGRKKAQTAWNQAVARRPRFFAHWAWTTHAPRVW, encoded by the coding sequence GTGAACGAGGTGAAAGCGTCAGGCAAGCCGTTCAATATTTCCAAGCAGTCCGTCTGGGAGGCGTACGAGAAAGTCAGGTCGAACAAGGGCGCAGCGGGCGTGGATGCGGTGTCGATGGAAGAATTCGAGAAGGATCTGAAGAACAATCTATACAAGATCTGGAATCATCTTTCCTCCGGCACCTATTTTCCGCCTCCGGTGCGTGCGGTGGAGATCCCCAAGAAAGAGGGCGTCCGGATATTGGGCGTGCCCACGATCGGGGATCGTATAGCCCAGACGGTGGTTGCCGGGGTGCTGGAGGCCAAGGCCGAGCCGGTCTTTCATCCCGACTCCTACGGTTACCGTCCTGGGCGGTCGGCGATTGATGCTGTGGGCCGGTGCCGGGAGCGCTGCTGGAAGGCGGACTGGGTCATCGACCTGGATATCCGCGCATTCTTCGACAGCGTTCCGTGGGACCTGGTACTCAAGGCGGTCGCCGCCCACACTGATCCGTCCAATCCGTCCCAGTCCTGGGTCCTGCTGTACGTGCGACGCTGGCTCGCCGCACCGCTGCAACTGCCCGACGGGACACGGCGCGAGCGGGACCGGGGGACGCCCCAGGGCTCCTCGGTCTCGCCGGTCCTCGCCAACCTCTTCCTCCACTACGCCTTCGACGCCTGGATGGCGCGGAACTTCCCCGCCATCGGGTTCGAACGGTACGTGGACGACGCGGTGGTCCACTGCGTCAGCGAACGCCAGGCACGCTTCGTGCTCAAGGCGATCGAGAAGCGGATGGCCGAGGCAGGGCTTGAACTGCACCCGGAGAAGACGCGGATCGTGTACTGCCAGGATGCCAACCGGCGTGCCTCGTACGAGCACACCGAGTTCACCTTCCTGGGATTCACCTTCCGCACCCGCTCCGCGGTACGCAAGGACGGCCAGATGTTCCGGTCGTTCCTCCCCGCCATCAGCGGGGAAGCCCTGCGCAGGATCAGTTCCGAAGTGCGGTCCTGGCGGCTGCACCACCGCACCAGCCTGACCGAAGCAGACCTCGCACGGTTCATCAACCCGATCATTCGCGGGTGGATGACGTACTACGGAGCCTTCTACCAGTCGGCCCTCCATCCCCTCCTGGAACGCGTCAACGCCTACCTGATGCGGTGGATGCGCAAGAAGTTCAAACGGCTGCGGGGCAGGAAGAAAGCCCAAACGGCGTGGAACCAGGCCGTCGCACGGCGACCCCGGTTCTTCGCCCACTGGGCCTGGACCACCCATGCCCCCCGCGTCTGGTGA
- a CDS encoding transposase family protein produces the protein MDPHPDLTTKPVTPGKDLTLKQKCVNRAHSRVRWSVERTIAEIKTWRILRKARCHPTAITSITKAILTLETHR, from the coding sequence CTGGATCCCCACCCCGACCTGACCACCAAACCAGTCACACCCGGGAAAGACCTCACACTCAAACAGAAGTGCGTCAACCGGGCTCACTCGCGAGTCCGTTGGTCTGTTGAACGGACCATCGCGGAGATCAAGACCTGGCGCATCCTCCGCAAAGCGCGCTGCCACCCCACCGCAATCACGTCAATCACCAAAGCCATCCTCACCCTGGAGACTCATCGCTGA
- a CDS encoding IS1182 family transposase gives MRKIYARKEPPLAVAIRDQLPEVFPDTEFSGAFGARGRPALSPGLLALVTVLQMVENLTDRQAADAARKDLTWKYALGLGLADEGFDASVLSEFRTRVVEHGLEERALDLLLAALKEKGLVKPGGKQRTDSTHVISAVRDMNRLELAGESVRAVLEALAAAAPGWLATVVDVEPWSRRYAARVGSWRLPVTASKRADLAVAFGTDAVTLLEAVYRADVPGWLRELPAVQVLRTVLVQNYQVTDTPRGREVRRRAGDEDGLPPARVRLGSPYDTDARWAAKGEDLFWLGYKIHLSETCDDDDGDNRAPNLVTNVATTDATVPDASMTEPIHQTLAGRKLAPGEHYVDSGYPSAALVASSLKDFGTVLISPLLGDCSPQARAGAGYDRAAFAIDFEQQNAVCPQGRTSSSWSPCTQRGTDAVVIKFAKTTCQPCPARGRCTTSKAGYRQLTVLPRQLHELQHTARLAQATRDWQHEYRRRAGVEGTIRQAVAVTGTRRARYRGLARTHLEHVYSAVALNLIRLHAWWNGHPMDRTRTSHLARLELALAA, from the coding sequence GTGCGGAAGATATACGCGCGTAAGGAGCCGCCGCTCGCGGTGGCGATCCGGGACCAGTTGCCCGAGGTGTTCCCGGACACGGAGTTCTCCGGTGCGTTCGGTGCACGGGGCCGACCGGCACTCTCGCCGGGCCTGCTGGCGCTGGTCACGGTGCTGCAGATGGTGGAGAACCTCACCGACCGGCAGGCCGCCGATGCCGCCCGCAAGGACCTCACCTGGAAATACGCGCTCGGGCTCGGCCTGGCGGACGAGGGGTTCGACGCGTCGGTGTTGTCGGAGTTCCGCACCCGGGTGGTCGAGCACGGCCTGGAGGAGCGGGCCTTGGACCTGCTGCTGGCCGCGTTGAAGGAGAAGGGCCTGGTCAAGCCGGGCGGGAAGCAGCGGACAGACTCCACTCACGTGATCAGCGCGGTGCGGGACATGAACCGCCTGGAGTTGGCCGGTGAGAGTGTGCGGGCCGTGCTGGAGGCGCTTGCGGCCGCGGCACCGGGCTGGCTCGCCACGGTCGTGGACGTCGAACCATGGTCCAGGCGTTATGCGGCCCGGGTCGGTTCCTGGCGGCTGCCCGTCACCGCGTCCAAGCGCGCCGACCTGGCCGTCGCGTTCGGAACGGATGCGGTCACACTGCTGGAAGCGGTCTACCGCGCCGACGTGCCGGGATGGCTGCGCGAGCTGCCCGCGGTGCAGGTCTTGCGGACCGTACTGGTGCAGAACTACCAGGTCACCGACACCCCCAGAGGACGGGAGGTGCGGCGGCGGGCGGGGGACGAGGACGGTCTCCCGCCGGCCAGAGTCCGTCTCGGCTCTCCGTACGACACCGACGCCCGCTGGGCGGCCAAGGGCGAGGACTTGTTCTGGCTGGGATACAAGATCCACCTGTCCGAGACCTGTGACGACGATGATGGCGACAACCGCGCCCCGAACCTGGTCACGAACGTGGCCACGACCGATGCCACCGTGCCGGACGCGTCGATGACCGAGCCGATCCACCAGACCCTGGCCGGCCGGAAACTGGCTCCGGGCGAGCACTACGTCGACTCCGGCTATCCCTCCGCGGCGCTTGTCGCCTCCTCGCTCAAGGACTTCGGCACCGTGCTGATCAGCCCGCTGTTGGGCGACTGCTCGCCCCAGGCCAGAGCCGGTGCCGGCTACGACCGGGCCGCGTTCGCCATCGACTTCGAACAGCAGAACGCCGTCTGCCCGCAGGGCCGCACCAGCTCGTCCTGGAGCCCCTGCACCCAGCGCGGCACCGACGCCGTGGTCATCAAGTTCGCCAAGACCACCTGCCAGCCGTGCCCGGCCCGGGGCCGGTGCACCACCTCGAAGGCCGGATACCGGCAGCTCACCGTCCTGCCCCGCCAACTCCACGAGCTCCAGCACACCGCCCGCCTCGCCCAGGCCACCCGTGACTGGCAGCACGAATACCGACGACGAGCAGGCGTCGAGGGCACCATCCGCCAGGCCGTCGCGGTCACCGGCACCCGCCGTGCCCGCTACCGCGGCCTGGCCCGGACGCACCTCGAGCACGTCTACTCGGCCGTCGCTCTCAACCTCATCCGACTCCACGCCTGGTGGAACGGCCACCCCATGGACCGGACCAGGACCAGCCACCTCGCCCGCCTCGAACTCGCCCTCGCGGCTTGA
- a CDS encoding transposase: MCFEDEAGFTRRPPKGRTWGRRGRTPVVTVSGRRSGRLSVAGLIAMRPGSRTRLCHRLRTHPAGKGKRRSMGERDFIALIDGVHHLLKAPIVLVWDRLNTHVSHAMRELIAEREWLKVFLLPAYSPDLNPVEWVWAHVKRSLANLAVVALDRLQTLVRNRLKRLQYRPDTLDGFIAGTGLTLDNPASP; this comes from the coding sequence ATCTGCTTCGAGGACGAAGCGGGTTTCACCCGCCGACCGCCCAAAGGGCGAACCTGGGGCCGGCGCGGCCGCACCCCGGTCGTGACGGTCAGCGGCCGCCGCTCGGGGCGCCTGTCGGTGGCCGGGCTGATCGCCATGCGGCCAGGCTCACGAACCCGGCTGTGCCACCGCCTGCGCACCCACCCCGCAGGCAAGGGCAAGCGCCGCAGCATGGGCGAGCGCGACTTCATCGCGCTGATCGACGGCGTCCACCACCTCCTCAAGGCGCCGATCGTGCTGGTGTGGGACCGGCTCAACACCCACGTCTCCCACGCCATGCGTGAACTGATCGCCGAACGTGAATGGCTCAAGGTGTTCCTGCTCCCCGCCTACTCACCCGACCTCAACCCCGTCGAGTGGGTATGGGCGCACGTCAAACGGAGCCTGGCCAACCTCGCCGTCGTCGCCCTCGACCGGCTCCAAACCCTCGTTCGCAACCGGCTCAAACGCCTCCAGTACCGGCCCGACACCCTCGACGGCTTCATAGCCGGCACCGGCCTGACCCTCGACAATCCAGCGTCACCCTGA
- a CDS encoding IS630 family transposase: protein MSALPVASACPITLTASERKRLKTMAYGHKTEHRHRQRAQVVLHAARNRSNARIARETRLHLDTVRTWRGRFAGHRLPALSDRKRSGRPASFTPLQAAQVKALACQLPAESGMPLSRWSAPELAREVVARAIAGAISASTVRRWLKQDALKPWQYQSWIFITDPAFRSRAERVLDLYARIWNGEALGADEYVISADEKTSVQARCRCHPTLAPGQARAMRVNHTYGRGGALAYLAAYDVHHAKIFGRCEPRTGIAPFMALVDQVMTQEPYASAKRVFWVVDNGSSHRGKKAAGRLTAAHPNAVLVHTPVHASWLNQVEIYFSVVQRKVVSPNDFTDLNEVENRLRAFEDRYNATAQPFQWRCTTSDLDDLLARLDRHTADHPEESSATPET from the coding sequence ATGTCTGCCTTGCCCGTTGCCTCCGCCTGCCCGATCACTCTGACCGCCTCCGAGCGCAAGCGGCTCAAGACCATGGCCTACGGTCACAAAACCGAGCACCGGCACCGCCAGCGCGCCCAGGTCGTCCTGCACGCGGCCCGGAACCGCTCCAACGCCCGCATCGCCCGGGAGACCAGGCTGCACCTGGACACCGTCCGCACCTGGCGCGGCCGATTTGCCGGGCACCGGCTGCCCGCCCTGTCCGACCGCAAGCGCTCCGGCCGTCCGGCCTCCTTCACGCCGCTGCAGGCCGCCCAGGTCAAGGCCCTGGCCTGTCAGCTGCCCGCCGAGAGCGGGATGCCGCTGTCGCGCTGGTCGGCCCCGGAGCTGGCCCGCGAGGTCGTCGCCCGCGCCATCGCCGGCGCGATCTCCGCCTCCACCGTGCGGCGTTGGCTCAAGCAGGACGCGCTCAAGCCCTGGCAGTACCAGTCCTGGATCTTCATCACCGACCCCGCCTTCCGCTCCAGGGCCGAGCGCGTGCTCGACCTCTATGCCCGCATCTGGAACGGCGAAGCGCTCGGCGCGGACGAGTACGTGATCAGTGCGGATGAGAAGACCTCCGTCCAGGCCCGCTGCCGCTGCCACCCCACCCTGGCCCCTGGGCAGGCCAGGGCGATGCGGGTGAACCACACCTACGGACGCGGTGGAGCGCTGGCCTACCTGGCCGCCTACGACGTCCACCACGCGAAGATCTTCGGCCGCTGCGAGCCGAGAACCGGCATCGCCCCGTTCATGGCCCTGGTCGACCAGGTCATGACCCAAGAGCCCTACGCCAGCGCGAAACGCGTGTTCTGGGTCGTGGACAACGGCTCCTCCCACCGCGGCAAGAAGGCCGCCGGCCGGCTCACCGCCGCCCACCCGAACGCGGTCCTCGTCCACACCCCGGTCCACGCCTCCTGGTTAAACCAGGTGGAGATCTACTTCTCCGTCGTGCAGCGCAAGGTCGTCTCGCCCAACGACTTCACCGACCTCAACGAGGTCGAGAACCGGCTCCGAGCCTTCGAAGACCGCTACAACGCCACGGCACAGCCGTTCCAATGGAGGTGCACCACCTCCGACCTGGACGATCTGCTGGCCAGGCTCGACCGGCACACCGCCGATCACCCAGAAGAATCCTCCGCGACGCCGGAAACATGA
- a CDS encoding transglycosylase SLT domain-containing protein, with protein MTARGKHRRTKTGLITRGMVTAGTGCIALAFPLVSATSAHAATPARALELISAAVVPNVQLITYKTVAGDTLRKVAQKFPSSGGWKKLYWANRAVIGDNPALIRAGLTLTVGTKTLEPAAIESVLETPAASTSTTYANELDGWIKQSLAIMAKAGIPGSYDGIYRNVMRESSGNPLAINNWDSNAAAGTPSKGLLQVIDPTFQVYHVAGTSMDPYDPVANITAACNYAADKYGSIDNVNGPY; from the coding sequence ATGACCGCACGAGGTAAGCATCGCCGCACGAAGACCGGCCTCATCACCCGGGGCATGGTCACCGCTGGCACGGGCTGCATCGCACTTGCCTTCCCGCTCGTGAGTGCGACCAGCGCCCACGCGGCGACCCCGGCGCGGGCTCTCGAACTCATCAGTGCCGCCGTAGTCCCCAACGTCCAGCTCATCACTTACAAGACGGTTGCGGGCGACACCCTGCGCAAAGTCGCGCAGAAATTCCCGTCGAGCGGAGGCTGGAAGAAGCTGTACTGGGCGAACCGTGCGGTCATTGGTGACAACCCCGCCCTCATCAGAGCGGGCTTGACATTGACCGTGGGAACCAAAACGCTGGAACCTGCGGCGATAGAGTCAGTTCTGGAAACACCTGCCGCTTCAACCTCCACTACCTACGCCAACGAGCTCGACGGTTGGATCAAGCAGTCCTTGGCCATCATGGCCAAGGCCGGTATTCCGGGCAGCTACGACGGCATCTACCGCAACGTGATGCGCGAGTCTTCCGGCAATCCGCTCGCCATCAACAATTGGGACTCCAACGCGGCCGCGGGCACCCCCTCTAAGGGCCTCCTCCAGGTAATCGACCCCACGTTCCAGGTTTACCACGTGGCCGGCACGTCGATGGACCCCTACGACCCAGTCGCCAACATCACGGCAGCCTGCAACTACGCTGCCGACAAGTACGGCTCGATCGACAACGTCAACGGCCCATACTGA
- a CDS encoding winged helix-turn-helix domain-containing protein — protein sequence MRMRAAELFEQKIKPPEVARRLRVSLKSAYRWHQLWRDGGREALTSRGPSGSRCRLSPRCLEKLAGYLEQGPAAHGWVEDQVWTAARVATLIGRKFHLSYSVSGATRLMHRLGFSPQVPARRIAERDEQAVTAWKETTWAEIKEPGRPAEATSASRTKRVSPADRPKGEPGAGAAAPRS from the coding sequence ATACGGATGCGGGCAGCCGAGTTGTTCGAGCAGAAGATCAAGCCGCCGGAGGTTGCAAGGCGCCTGCGGGTGAGCCTGAAATCGGCTTACCGATGGCACCAGTTGTGGCGGGACGGAGGTCGTGAGGCTCTGACCTCGCGTGGCCCGAGCGGGTCGCGATGCCGTTTGTCACCGCGCTGCCTGGAGAAGCTCGCCGGGTATCTCGAGCAGGGACCAGCCGCGCATGGATGGGTGGAGGACCAGGTGTGGACCGCTGCTCGGGTGGCCACGCTGATCGGCAGGAAGTTCCACCTCTCCTACAGCGTCTCGGGAGCCACCAGGCTGATGCACCGGCTCGGCTTCAGCCCACAGGTCCCCGCGCGGCGGATTGCCGAACGCGACGAGCAGGCCGTCACCGCGTGGAAGGAGACGACCTGGGCGGAGATAAAAGAGCCCGGGCGGCCTGCGGAGGCTACATCTGCTTCGAGGACGAAGCGGGTTTCACCCGCCGACCGCCCAAAGGGCGAACCTGGGGCCGGCGCGGCCGCACCCCGGTCGTGA
- a CDS encoding ATP-binding protein, whose translation MTPPTTTPPRQSQRAASDQPRLFDLPLEHGPTAPAAARHQARPVLASWGLTQTQVYDTLLVISELVTNAITHAAPPSPCTCRPPQHAASYTSASATAAPSPPPPPGQPPGPETNTAAAPPSSTPSPTRPAPTQTPTPAGLINHWANLTAA comes from the coding sequence ATGACTCCCCCCACCACCACACCTCCCCGACAGTCGCAACGCGCAGCATCCGACCAGCCGCGCCTCTTCGACCTGCCGCTGGAGCACGGGCCGACCGCTCCGGCCGCAGCACGTCACCAAGCCCGCCCGGTCCTGGCCTCCTGGGGCCTCACCCAGACACAGGTCTACGACACGCTGCTGGTGATCTCCGAGCTGGTCACCAACGCCATCACCCACGCGGCACCCCCGTCACCCTGCACCTGCAGGCCGCCACAGCACGCGGCCAGCTACACGTCCGCGTCAGCGACGGCGGCCCCCAGCCCACCCCCGCCACCTGGGCAGCCTCCCGGCCCGGAGACGAACACAGCCGCGGCACCACCATCATCAACGCCCTCACCCACCAGACCGGCGCCCACACAGACCCCGACCCCCGCAGGCCTCATCAACCACTGGGCAAACCTGACCGCCGCCTAA